Below is a window of Colias croceus chromosome 15, ilColCroc2.1 DNA.
TTTTGATTTttctgatgatgatgacgacGATGAGTATTTGCCTCCAGAAGACCTTCGAGATCTTCAGCGGCCGGAGGAATCTAACCAAGTCGAAGACGAGGGGCCATCTGAAGAACATACGGAAGAGGTGATTCAGAGTACACCGATGTACAGATGTACCCAGTCCCAGTCCTACTGAGAGAGGAGAAGTCTGCATTGGACCTCCAGCAAAGAAACACCGGTTGGTTGTATCACAACCGATACCAGAAGTTAGGCTAGACAATGTGGGGCATCTGCCTCGTTATGTGGAATCTAAGTTCGCATCTAAATGCAGACATCCCTTATGTTCTTCACGGTGCCGCACCATGTGCGTAAAgtgttaaatgtttttatgcatattgaaaaataactgCTTTGAAAGTTATCATACTACCAAAAACTGTGGTCCTTAAATCCCGAAGTACACATATGTGTAcccaagttttttttattttctaataataataatattaaaaaaacaaatcctgagttttattttaacctaAAAGAACTCGAAATTAGCATGAAATACTTTCTTACTCATTTCTTTTAGGTCTAGGTTTTAAGaggttaatattaattaattaaaatagatttttagaaaaaataataatattgttatattaaaatattatcctaCTTGTATGACTGTAAACGAGTGCATGGCtaatatatacttaagtaattatatttaatatattaattaataaaatatattttgagaaATGACtatggtatttttatttatatcatccTTCCTTGTGTCCACAAAAGGCGACAAATAATTTCTATGTCAATatgcaatttaatttaaatttgtctGCTTAAACTCTGGACTAaactacacacacacacacacacacacacacacactttaCAGCActttgttgaaaaataaagatgtTATAAATTACACATCGATTGATCAAAATATCAATTCCACTTCTTTATATGTACCTCTATTATAGCATTCAAAAGTTAATCTTAAAttgattgtattttaatatttataggtTTGTAACTAGGTTAAATTtcttatttcaaaaattttgtataaagtaCAACCTCATCGTACACCTGACAATAAAATGGCTATTATGCGCTAACTTTAGATTTACAAGtcaagtattaaaaaatacttacacaTTTCATAGTTACAATAACTAGATAAATAGTAGTTATCTCAGTAACACTAGTTACATACCTCACTGAGAACTACtcttttctaattaaaaattacatatggTTTCTTGGAATTAAAAACCTTTTAGTACTTAAATAGCTAAGACTGATATTTTATAGatcactagcggtccgccccggcttcgcccgtggtacatatttcgaaGTAAAAAGTAGTCCTTTCTcggttatcaaaatatctccataccaaatttcatgcaaattggttcagtagtttaggcgtgattgagtaacagacagacagacagagttactttcgcatttataatattagtatggattgtctAAATATTCATTCGTATTAAAAGTCCACTATGCACAATTTTGCATTCTGATAGCAAGTGCAAGAGCCACGAAGtgctaaataaaatgaattacgAGCTCTAGATTCATGactaaaaacattaatatttccAAACGATTGCTTTAAAACTCCTGTACAATTAGTGGAAGACGCAACCGAGGGATCCTGCGTTCCCTCgcgtttaagtatttttaaaagccGTTTTCTGAGAGCGAGGACATTAAAATTGCTATAAAATCTTAATGGTAAGGGTTCTAAAGTGATTCAGGGGATGAATACGGTATATAGatacatttacatttaattgataataagtattatggACCGTCTTGTAAATAAGCGTTTATAGCTTACGGTATGTGAACAAGacattaaatgttaaaaagaaaatttttagaAGAGATCTTGAGCAGATTGGGAACAACGACGCAACACAAAATCGCCGGGAAAACTCAcgtaatattatcatatagtataaaatgcaaatgtaaaactaaagcataaaataaatataaacaatgttCTCACATGGTTTGCGGTTAATATTGCGGCCGGCCGAGACGTATCGCGGCTTTCTTGGGCACTGTTTCCATTGTGAAATGAGATACGGGAAATGTAGAGTAGCGGTAGGAAATGGAAAATCTTGGAACTATCGGGGTATGGGGTAATGAATATGTCTGCTTGATGGATTTTCAGGTACCTATTGcttatcaattaataataaagaaaaaatattcattaatattgCCTGGTATAAGCCAAATAcgttttgtatattatttaataataatctactcTAGCAGACGTGCTATACCAGATTTAGATTATATCTGTAAATCGACGTTACAATCTTGTTTCACGATCGTACACTATTTATACTGATATTTAACGTTTGATATGATCCTggaagatataatattattattaccttgATTTAACATAAATATCTATAAGTTTATTCTACTGTCCAATTTCAAAGTTCAAGCATTGCTTTTTGACACAAGTTGTTCTTCTACAATATGAACtacttacatacaaaaactttttatttatttccatgCATCAATGAACCGTCAAACCGTAACAACGGAGCCGCGCCCCGCCGGCGCAGCCACGGATTAGCTGCTTATAACGAGGTCGTCTTACATGGCGCCCGTACCTGCATTGTGcggtattaaaaataataccggCGGATATATGCCGCTGGATGTCATTTTGTGTGAATATCAATTCTTCGTCGTGTATACGAGATATAACGGAGAAAATTTGTAAAAGAATGAGAATCGTGTTTTGAAACTGAAACACAAACTATTTTTGAGACCAGTAGATTAGGTACTTACAAACTGACTATTGtcaacataaaaaaatgtttaatcctatattatttagttaagaCTACAGCATTCctaatagttaaataaatagttagtTTAGTACAAATGGATATACCATGCTTTCTATCAAgtgtgtacctacttataaatgAGTGGTATAATTacatttgttataaaattatattgtgatgaaataaaacgtaaaaattaacaaaattttcaactaCTAATAGCTATAGGTCCAATGAGAGCTCAATGTCTTCGAACAACTGCTTATTCTTCCACTTATCATAACTGAAAACCTTCATGTCTCTACATTTTTTTGCATACAGATTACAGATACACAGCTAAGTTACTTTTATATCGGTCatctttaaaaaaagattGATGAATGTAATTGGAGCGTTCATTCTTAGCaacataacatttatttacttttccCTACCTGTCTGCTCTATCCTGTTACCCAAACGCGTGTTTAAAAAACATCATAATTTTCACGAAATTTACAATTTCCCGTCGCATCCAGAAACTATCTATCctcaacaaaacaaataaataaagcccGAGACGTTTATGGTTGCATGTTAGTCTTTGTTGCAATGATCACAATATCGCTACTTGTATGGTTTTGTGTGGCTCAGCTTTCATCGTCTACAATACGTAAGGTATTGTTAATATATTCCGTTGttcatttaatttgaaagCTTAGATAATATGTGATGGGATGTGAAGGGTGAATTTATagttatactagcttaccgcccgcggcttcgcccgctttgtctaaaacctaataaattatatactaaaaccttcctcttgaatcactctatctattaaaaaaaacacatcagaatccgttgcgtagttttaaagatttaagcatacaaagagacatagggacagagaaagctaggtactttgttttatactatgtacctagtgATTGTATTATGATGTTAGAGGGgtttgtagtttattatttgtagGATTTAATTGTGCCTACATGACGTGGTTACTTTGCGAAAATTTCTCATCGACAGTCTTCTGAGAGCtctagttaaaatatacattttattgtattgctGCCAAtgcttgataagtgtacaaagtttgaattatatCTGTTCGCCTAAAGTGGGTCTTAATGGAGTACAAAGGAGTAAGAACatacaaacttaaaaaaaagctGATGACGCTAATAAAATCGTATCAATTAAAAGGAGTAAAAAATGCTATGAGAATGTTCCATACTTACttagatatctatatatataaaaaattgtttattgtcTTTGCAACCTTAGGTactatttatgttaaaaatacgtGCGATAAGAGAATCAAATGATGTGTTTAATCTGATAACAAATTATGCATTGACGTAATTTGATTAGCTGGTGGTGTAGTTTATTGCAATGTATTaatttgtgatttatttgagTTCCTGATAATTTCGATCGTTTCtatgtattatttgaatattaaatgatattttcataaataacaaCAGCGAGTCCTATTGACCTCAAGCCTCTCTTTGTCGTAAAATTCTAAAAGTACGTAAGTATCTACTATTTAAATACGAGTAGGTTTTTTttgttcatcatcatcatcagcccatatacgttcccactgctggaacacgggcctcctatgagggtacaggccataatccaccacgctggccaagtgcgtgttggcggatgacacatgtcgtcgaactttttaattcttcgacatgtcggtttcctcacgatgttttccttcaccgttcgagcagtggtgatgttacaacatgcgcagataaattgaaaaatcaatttatttcctgcgcgctcgcctggtctcgaaccccggacttatcgattcgaagtccgaggtctcaccactgagccaccactttTTTGTTCATACTGGagtataaatatacataccttataggtacataattaaatcGGCTCTTCCTATACCTAatacagtttttatttatccttTAAGTTTAACGAGTTCTTTAATGGGAACTCTTGTTCGAAAtgactaaattaaaatacttttaataacAGACAAATTTTAATAGCGTTATTACTATATTTCAGTTCATATGAactctttattttttgtaatcgTGATAAGACTAGTCAAAATTGTCGAGTCTTTCAAAATGATGGAATAATCAagcatcatattattatgagaaCAAAGAAATTGTTGGACTTATGTCCAGTGtgtaatttttatcttttagtTTCAGAAAACAGATTGACgtgtaaatattgtataatgcAAATGTGATAACGTGACGATGTCATCACAAAATATAGAAACTGCAGAATTCGAGAACGAAGGCTAATCATAGCtggatattaaataatattgtgtctATAGATATACCGAGATAGATGACATGggaaattatgtaaaaatacgtTAGTATTACGCATCTATAGATAATTATACAAGTCAAAagtaatctaaaaatataataatagtagtaGGTAATAGATCAAAAGAATAAACGCAGTTAGGTTGGTACATTTAAGCCATGCTGAATAAATACACAAGTAGGAATCATTGATTGACTGGTTTAACAGATAGCAGCAGTTAAAGGGTTCGATTGTACCTACACTATGTGAAAttgttgataaataaaataataagagacAAGAAGAGCGACAAGAagatcataaatatttattcaaaaaagaTCAGCTATTTAGGTAACAAACGTGAATAGTATAGTATTAAATGCAATAATTTTAGCAAATGCATATTCCCTGTTAGTAACAAAAActgatttattatcattataatacaatttctTGATTATGGTATCTCAGAGATAAATTAGCATCCTGTAATACGTAcgaataatatctatattattcgTACCTACGTCTTTTATCATCTTAAAAGCGAGAATTTCACGAACGAAAATTTATCTTGAAATAAACGTCTGTAACTTTGTAGCTTACGGAGTATAATGAGGCAATAAAGCCTTATATCCGAGCTAACTTCGATTTATGACCAGTAAATGTGTTTATATCCTATGAGAATTtccttataattataatcgtTAAACTGCTGCTTTATATTGACGCAAATCCTTAATATTGTTGATATTTGAACCGTTTTAAAGCGGTCATAAAGTGCCTTATTTGATTATATTacccataaaatatttatatgccAATAAGcgaaatataataagaaatattacttttgtaaaaaatataatttttattcttggaatattataaagtgtCTCTCCTATTTGGGAATTGTAACCGTGTATAAAACACTATGATTATTTGTGGATCTTCTAAATTAGATTAATCCAGGTCAGCTTAAACAAATTTAGCTGGAAACATAGTCAACGATTTTGTTGGTTTGCTACAAAGTTATCAAAAGTCcttgaaataaacatttctaGAGGTAGTgtaaaaacaagaaaaaggaCAGTACACACTAAAACAAAAACGCCGCATTAATCTAAGGAACACAAAAGGACGAATTGCGAGCGCCTGgaagaaataaaaagttcTTGCCCAAGGGCTTAAGTCCTGTTTTTACACGTATGATATATTACGACACAGGACAGCCGGACAGAATGGTATGTGAATGTGTGTTAGCTAGGCTTATGTGTGACTTTGCAccatttttatatgatttttttacgGAATTTATCGTTAAACGTAACTAAAAGTATATAACAAAAAGGCAAAAAGTTTCGTACATAATATGCAAGTCAAAGTAAATTAAGATTGTATCGTCTGTGTTCACCCGTAAAAGCGTAGACAATGATTTCCTGCAATactttatgtatataatattctctatttataataatagatacctattataattaattataaaagatgTAGGAAACTCAACCACTTAAGCCTACGTGTAATGTTGTGTAGAAATAAAGTGTTGCTATTAGCATAGTTAATGCAATTTTGTTGTAGAGTAAACAGTGTCATCATGTCCACAGAGTAATTCGCAACAGAGAATTGTTATATCTCGCTATTAACCTTGACTTTAGCCTTGAGGCCCTGAgggatacaattttatttcatttcctatattcatataaatttcggcaatgttaaaattaacgtgatattattttttttattaattaacaaatgCATCTGCGATATCAGAATTTatatgctaaataaataaatatactaaaatGTGTATTTGCAATCcatagtataataattttacaagatCTTTCCACTGTATCGATTCATAAGTACGTaacttgtttttataaaaatttacgttttcaataaaatgatagatagggaggcgaagaggggaattttctgcaatactcgagcgtggcagtttaagatatgagagataccttagacctaatagaacaaccttgttaactatttagctctttaagtagtgacgcgcgcccaggatagacgatcagattagtaaaaaaaaatcgatagtctgaaatactcgagcgcgtcagattaagatattgggggttgattttagtgttttaagactaaatttaactaatctgacgataagtccttgacgccgccaagttatagggtcgcgaacttgtaaaaaaaaaacgttaatccggcattctcgagcgcgattgtttttatttttattttgaagaatataatctaaaacttactaaaaatacaaaatctgccggtttccgcgtgaccggaagtctggaggaaccatttcgtcttccgaaaaacgcgttgcagtatataagtcgcgaacgatacattttacaaaaaaaaagtttgaataaacaaaaaaggtaattttatttaacacaaaaaaggtctctttacatttttgtccaaagttaaaactttttgacttgaagcatcataaaaactcaaactcccggttttttgagtatatctcgaaaactgagggtgttaagaaaaattgatatgaaataacgatgattaaaaaaaagaaactctcaaacctttttcggtcagattaagagaacccaccaacatttttgtcagattaagaaaatatgctttcaggagaccgagataaacctcccctatgaaaatctgacgcgctcgagtatttcaaaaggactttttttttctgcattttcaaaaattcatcgtaacttatcgtcacgccgaaatcgtcagtttttttaaggggagcttccttggggcctacttaacaccccttccgaaaatctgacgcgctcgagtaaatttttttttgtgcatttttgacgaattaatatgcctagccccaccacgcaaaccggcagattagtataccgttgttatcagaggcacttggggcatacgtagtatgaatatctgacgcgctcgagaatgcccaagtaactatttttttttacatttttgaaaatccgtacacgccaaacccaccgctaaaatggtttttaccatagaagcttttcttttcgaaattattttatctatcgattttgataagtctcgacggcgccgtttaattacgccatttagctacctcgcctccctatctatgaTAAGAATTCAATCAGCCGATCATTGTGTCATTATAATATCACCTAAATTCGGTCTCTTTAAATTTTCTCTGTAAATAATTCACAGCTTGACTGCATTGCAGGCAGATAGCAAGAAAGATAACAAATTTCCGTCTAATTCACAAGATTTTCTCAAGATAACAATTATCTTGTTATACATTAAATGCTATAAAAGCCGTCTGTCCCTCGCCAAAAACATTTACTAGTAGATCACAGTCACAAAAATGGTTTCCGACTTTAGAAAGAAGAAGCTCCTCCACGTCTTCACCTCCTTCTTCGACAGGAATGGAAGTGGTTCCATTGACAAGAAAGACTTCGAGCTGGCTGTAGACAACATCTCCAAGCTTCGAGGCTGGAGCGCTGGCGATGCTAAATACAAGGAAATTCAGTCGTCGCTCATGAAGATATGGGACACACTGCAAGGAAGGGCTGATGCAGACAAAGACGGTGAAATATCCGTTGATGAGTGGATCGCGATGTGGGAGGAGTTCGCTAAGAACCCCTCTGCTCCCCTCGAGTGGCAAAGCCTGTACTGCAAATTCATCTTCAACCTTGAAGACGCTAGTGGAGATGGCGCTATCGATGGCGAGGAATTCTCATCTGTGTACGCTTCCTTCGGTTTGAACAAGGACGACGCGCTCGCCGCTTTCAGGAAAATGTCTAAGGGCAAAGCCAACGTATCCTGGGCAGAGTTCCAGGACCTGTGGAAGGAATATTTCACCACTGAAGACGTGAACGCCGCGGGCAACTACATCTTTGGGAAATCTAGTTTTTAGatcttatttttagtttaagtGTTGAGAGGTGTAAATTGGCTCAGTATTATCGTGAAGTGATCTTGTTTTCAAAATTGTGTGGAACCTAGGTGTAATTCTAGTAtgcatttcaataaattttaagcaatatacagtttattattacttactagcGAACCACCCGGCTTCGCGCGGCTGCAATGCTgatgatacataataatataaaccttTTCCTTGGGCAactttatctatttaaaaaatatttttactatcaaaattaaatgattagtTTAAAGATCTAAGCGTATATGGACACACAGGCAGCGGGACGCGAacttatactatgtagtgatggtTTTACAGCTAGATACTCCTAGAAAATGGAAGTATCACTAATTGGTTTACTTCATTATAATGGcattcacaataatatcaaacCCAAGCAATATAAGCTATAAAACACATATATATTACTATAATGTTTAACGGTCTATCGTTATGCATAAACTAATAAACCTCACAAATACAATAGGTATCGTTCTACACCCTGAGGAGTGCTACAACGTGTTACGCGTTATACCCATTTTAGcaagtatatattttgtacaggatattattatatgaaagGCTAATTAAATTGCATTATCAGATTAATCGGTTACATTTGAATTATGCTGCTGTTCATCTTAATAGTGATTAATGACGCTTTATCACTTTGGCCCTTCAAATCCgtggtaataataatttataatcatagatgataatttgaaatatgttGATTCCTAGTGCCCTGCTTCGGCAAGGTTCACATTGAACTATTATTTACTCCATCACATTATTGAAATGGGTacatagattttaattttactccGTTCTCGTAGTCTCtgttttattgattgaatTACTTTagtattaaacaataaacatgtgATCAGTTTTGTGTAACCGACAAAAGACATGGCCTTTTATTAGTCTCTTCCAGGAATCGAAACTAGTTTCTTTCGGTAAATTACGCTCGTATTTGTGATGGTGCATTTATACCAAACGAacagagcaagagcattctttctcAGTTCTCACTCTTCTCTGAAAACTCGTATTTAGTGTTGTTTAGTATatattgcataaaatattttgactaagaaaaacgaaagaatgctcttcgCCTGTTTACACTGAAAGAGTTTGATATAGtcgggttagaatgagcattagctcatttgatgtaaatgcaccgtaagaTAGTAGTTGATATTTAATTGGTTAGTgttaacttataaataatgactagtgtaataaatagataagaaATTTGAGAGACAGATATAGTTAAAGTAAATATCGATCACTCACTATACAAGCATGTCTTGTGTTAGTTGTAAATTTACCtcaagattttataatatttacctattaGCTATTGAATTTAATACTCATCTTTTTGTTAGTTACTCCAAAAGGTTTTCAATTATTGAATCAATTTCTTTGCGAAATATGAGAGATAGAgctattaaaaatgattaattatGTTGATGCATTTCActgaaaacaaaaacaaataaagttaTCATTGTAATGTGAATAGTCTAATTTCgaaaaatgatttataagaaatgtttttgtaagcCCAATAAAGTTTGCATTGCAGACAAAGAGCTCTATTTcgattacaaaaaataacctGACTATGAAACAATTGCTACGTTTTATAGCGCAAGTTTAAAACCCGTAACATGCACCTTAACAcacatattataagtaaataaaaataatcaagatAAAAACAACAGCACCAAAAGTCCAACTCAGTAATTTCTCTGACAATTTTTCCAAAAAAGTTCCGTACAAACCATTGCGACTCCACATTCGTACATTACTACCTACTCACTAGATTGTTCTAGAATTACAGATAGCTATAAAACCGCATTAAGCGACTGCACTGGGCgataaaaaattctataaTCCGGGACAATTTGGCAAATGAGTGGCGTCCCCTTCCCACCGTTACATCTCTCTTTATCGCATTAGACTCGAATTGTAGAATACATTAGGATATGTTAAGCATTTccgaagatttatttttaatggtaaAATGTTAGAAAGAGTAAAGATAGACAAGGCTTGGTTTGGTTTGTATAAGCTAGAATATTTCTGATAAAATACATGATTAGAACTgttttgtgtgttttatttactagctttaaaatattattaattaagtactttatattacatattagcGTTTTTTTGATGAcgcatttttttatgtaaagtgTAGATACTTGTAAGAGGTTTTCTATCGGAATCATTTGTGTTCAAATTACCATCTGGATGTTTATTTGCCCAAAATCATTTAATTCTGCATTGTGTGTAATATGGcccaaatattatattataatagttacttattaataggtaaaataaaatgctacAGAATTTGTCACGGTAAAACTAAGTACAAGTCTACCAAACAGAAattgtgaataatataaataataccgTATCAAATATTATCCGCTCCATGTAGGGCGTGTGTAGGATCATGACAGATGCGTTCTATCTGTCACACCGCACCAGATTccctatgtgtgtatgtgtgtatatATACTTGAACTAACACTATGGAAAATCGTTGAGGGAAAATTAGCGTACGAGGATGGTTACTTGGGTATTTTAGGATAGAAATTAATAGTGTTGGCAACAGTTTTATTGATGTTAAATCTTCCATATTCTTTTGTGATTGACTTAGGTACCTGTACAGACTTCCTATGAAAATGcgatttgtattttttggaTAAATTACAtgctaaaacataataattaatatatagtttaatagtttataggtaattaataaacacTAAAATGAAGTGACTATTTGGCATGACATAgcatcattttataaaatgaatacgAATGTATCTCTTTTAATCGCAGGTAATTATTCTATAGGTGATGATATTAAGTAACagataaaaatgattatatctatgcttgaaatattatttacagctttaatattaatttaaaactatgcttagtttaaaaaaatcgtcCTGTTACATGaaggtttaataataatctactaGATGTGTGACCACACTTTGCAATTTGTTATAACACTAGCttcccgcccgcggcttcgcccgctttgtttaaaacctaatgaattatatactaaaaccttcctcttgaatcattctatctattaaaatccattgcgtagttttaaagatttaagcatatacaaagggacatagggacagagaaagcgactttgttgaagtgaaacttctttatcggggttggacaaaaatttagtgtaacatttttgcgttacgctgcaggcgtgacatttttgcgttacgccgtaggcgtgacatttttgcgttacgcgccaactttttcttatccctaagtttcacttcttacgtgtgtactttagtacacgcacacatttttttttatactatgtagtgataatgtAAATACTTAACGTCATAAGTTTTGAACAAACAGATGGGCTaagagttatttaatatttgaagtTTCAATCTATACGTTCAGTAAACTGACTTTTTAATATGATCAACGTCAGGTTACGCTAAGTTTAGAACTTTGTAAAGAAGTAACTTTGAACCTTCATTTAAAACTAATACCTGCATTTAGAAAGACTTGGGATCTAATCCCTTATAACGAGCTCATTTTTAGGATTCCGTACCCACAAGGGTAA
It encodes the following:
- the LOC123697912 gene encoding sarcoplasmic calcium-binding proteins I, III, and IV-like, which translates into the protein MVSDFRKKKLLHVFTSFFDRNGSGSIDKKDFELAVDNISKLRGWSAGDAKYKEIQSSLMKIWDTLQGRADADKDGEISVDEWIAMWEEFAKNPSAPLEWQSLYCKFIFNLEDASGDGAIDGEEFSSVYASFGLNKDDALAAFRKMSKGKANVSWAEFQDLWKEYFTTEDVNAAGNYIFGKSSF